One region of Triticum aestivum cultivar Chinese Spring chromosome 6B, IWGSC CS RefSeq v2.1, whole genome shotgun sequence genomic DNA includes:
- the LOC123137768 gene encoding iron-phytosiderophore transporter YSL15, giving the protein MDVIAPDRTKIAPEIDRDEALEGDRESDPALASTREWQLEAMPRWQDELTVRGMVAALLIGFIYTVIVMKIALTTGLVPTLNVSAALLSFLALRGWTRLLDRFGIVSRPFTRQENTIVQTCGVACYTIAFAGGFGSTLLGLNKKTYELAGDSPGNVPGSWKEPGIGWMTGFLLACSFGGLLTLIPLRQVLVVDYKLVYPSGTATAILINGFHTDQGDKNSRKQIRGFLKYFGGSFLWSFFQWFYTGGDACGFVQFPTFGLKAWKQTFYFDFSMTYVGAGMICPHIVNISTLLGAIISWGIMWPLISKHKGDWYPAKAPESSMKSLYGYKAFICIALIMGDGMYHFIKIVGITAMSMYRQFSRKQVDNKAKNVDDTVSLEEFQRQEIFKRGQIPSWMAYTGYALFSVLAVVTIPVMFKQVKWYYVVIAYVVAPMLGFANSYGTGLTDINMGYNYGKIALFVFAGWAGKDNGVIAGLVAGTLVKQLVLISADLMQDFKTGYLTQTSPKSMMIAQVIGTAMGCIIAPLTFMLFYKAFDIGNPYGTWKAPYALIYRNMAILGVEGFSVLPKYCIAISGGFFAFAAVVSIVRDVMPHKYAKYVPLPMAMAVPFLVGGSFAIDMCLGSLIVFAWTKINKKEAGFMVPAVASALICGDGIWTFPASILALAKIKPPICMKFLPAA; this is encoded by the exons ATGGACGTCATCGCGCCGGACCGCACCAAGATCGCGCCGGAGATCGACAGGGACGAGGCCCTGGAGGGCGACAGGGAGTCGGACCCCGCGCTGGCGTCGACGCGCGAGTGGCAGCTGGAGGCCATGCCGCGGTGGCAGGACGAGCTGACGGTGCGGGGCATGGTGGCGGCGCTGCTGATCGGGTTCATCTACACGGTCATCGTGATGAAGATCGCGCTCACCACCGGGCTGGTGCCCACGCTGAACGTCTCCGCTGCGCTGCTCTCCTTCCTGGCGCTGCGCGGGTGGACGCGCCTGCTGGACCGCTTCGGCATCGTGTCCCGCCCCTTCACGCGGCAGGAGAACACCATCGTCCAGACCTGCGGCGTGGCCTGCTACACCATCGCCTTCGCCG GTGGGTTCGGGTCAACATTGCTGGGCCTGAACAAGAAGACGTACGAGCTGGCCGGGGACTCGCCGGGCAACGTGCCGGGAAGCTGGAAGGAGCCAGGGATAGGCTGGATGACGGGGTTCCTCCTGGCTTGCAGCTTCGGGGGCCTCCTCACCTTGATTCCCCTCAGACAG GTATTGGTCGTCGACTACAAATTAGTTTACCCAAGTGGGACTGCAACTGCTATTCTTATAAACGGGTTTCATACCGATCAAGGCGACAAGAATTCAAG GAAGCAAATCCGTGGATTTCTGAAATACTTTGGGGGTAGTTTTCTATGGAGTTTCTTCCAATGGTTCTACACCGGGGGCGATGCCTGTGGATTTGTCCAGTTCCCTACTTTCGGTTTGAAGGCCTGGAAGCAAAC CTTCTACTTTGACTTTAGCATGACATACGTTGGTGCCGGGATGATTTGCCCACATATAGTAAATATCTCTACCCTCCTTGGTGCAATTATCTCATGGGGAATAATGTGGCCACTCATTAGTAAACACAAGGGGGATTGGTACCCTGCAAAAGCACCAGAAAGCAGCATGAAAAGTTTGTACGGTTACAAG GCCTTCATATGCATAGCTCTCATCATGGGGGATGGCATGTACCACTTCATAAAAATTGTTGGCATCACTGCTATGAGCATGTATCGACAATTTAGTCGCAAGCAGGTTGACAACAAAG CAAAAAATGTGGACGATACAGTCTCGCTTGAGGAGTTTCAACGCCAGGAGATCTTTAAGAGAGGCCAGATCCCATCTTGGATGGCATACACCGGTTATGCCTTGTTTAGCGTTCTTGCAGTGGTTACCATACCAGTAATGTTCAAACAAGTGAAGTGGTACTATGTTGTTATAGCCTATGTCGTTGCCCCCATGCTTGGATTCGCCAATTCCTATGGTACAGGGCTTACCGACATCAACATGGGCTATAACTATGGCAAGATCGCTCTCTTTGTCTTTGCGGGATGGGCCGGCAAGGATAATGGTGTCATTGCAGGCCTTGTTGCTGGCACCCTAGTCAAGCAACTGGTGCTTATCTCCGCCGATTTGATGCAAGACTTCAAGACGGGTTATCTCACTCAAACATCACCAAAATCGATGATGATTGCACAAGTTATTGGAACAGCCATGGGTTGCATTATCGCCCCCCTCACGTTCATGCTCTTCTACAAGGCATTTGATATTGGTAACCCATATGGTACTTGGAAGGCACCTTATGCACTCATATACCGCAATATGGCAATACTTGGTGTGGAGGGCTTCTCAGTGTTACCGAAGTATTGCATTGCAATATCTGGCGGATTTTTCGCATTTGCGGCAGTTGTCAGTATAGTAAGAGATGTCATGCCACACAAGTATGCGAAGTATGTGCCCCTACCAATGGCAATGGCAGTTCCATTCCTTGTAGGTGGGAGCTTTGCTATCGATATGTGCCTCGGGAGTTTGATAGTTTTTGCATGGACCAAGATAAACAAGAAGGAGGCTGGCTTCATGGTGCCCGCAGTTGCATCCGCTTTGATATGTGGGGATGGCATATGGACGTTTCCTGCTTCAATACTTGCTCTTGCCAAGATTAAACCACCAATTTGCATGAAGTTTCTACCTGCTGCCTAA